In the genome of Oscarella lobularis chromosome 1, ooOscLobu1.1, whole genome shotgun sequence, one region contains:
- the LOC136195919 gene encoding uncharacterized protein → MSTPNSTGSKVLQNFYGKANAFVLYEEENEDAKRCVKCDILPVVEKCNWEARDAFCPGESAEANLAYLKQHGFLFVVVICSAFAANDLLWMRFQQIRHIKNVRLIPIVLKTDVPDSIRHVSSIRLSGEKDDDSDELKRLEMGLRAQPPALTSRRRRRRRRRRRQQGDNAQYKLELFRLQLKFSTAITNSLPLYYGLFLMQFLALFASLVFDLVLNDEKKIKNIFYTVSRCVLLLLQTVVGCIVPTKLRQCSKNINENVEIYTENLTEEDLKSVETFMREQEVTTLQPCDHAKASSKYYDCLFKQLNMYLISSDKFCVYGPLIHYLLLLLQLCILGYFEWDGALPLFSGYFSYMRHVYWFVSLTKAISFFFLLFCSHLWASLCFHSSAKVAIDINNALRARETTVYSDVPSGTGKLAVVACNLDGSLQNVFRNYKYILGVFAAIQLALIVSLLACGNETSEFDSRQEVTCIIFLIMLGFSELCLCCTTRKWKSIGILVDVALVVFAGILRYNERGQLVFRRIFDFLEFGLLRLLFFSILICQIVRNVHLKKGPIRQENLKEIGCIVGLMLLLSPEVFYMRLFF, encoded by the exons ATGTCGACGCCGAATAGCACCGGGTCCAAAGTCTTGCAGAACTTCTACG GAAAAGCCAACGCTTTTGTGCTttacgaagaagagaacgaagacgcGAAGCGGTGCGTAAAATGCGACATTTTACCCGTGGTAGAGAAATGCAATTGGGAAGCGCGTGACGCTTTCTGTCCCGGCGAATCAGCGGAAGCGAATCTAGCATACCTAAAGCAACACGGctttctttttgttgtcGTGATATGCTCCGCGTTTGCTGCAAACGACCTTCTGTGGATGCGCTTTCAGCAGATCCGACACATAAAAAATGTCCGTCTCATTCCAATTGTCTTGAAAACCGATGTCCCCGACTCAATCCGGCACGTGTCCTCTATACGTCTCTCcggagagaaagacgacgattctgaCGAATTGAAGAGGCTGGAAATGGGACTCAGAGCGCAGCCGCCCGCACTtacgtctcgtcgtcgacgacgacgacgacgtagacgGAGGCAACAAGGAGACAACGCGCAATACAAACTCGAACTATTTCGACTGCAGCTCAAATTTTCCACAGCAATCACCAACTCCTTGCCTTTGTACTACGGGCTGTTTCTAATGCAGTTCTTGGCTTTGTTCGCTTCCCTGGTTTTCGATCTCGTCTTGaatgacgagaagaagataaAGAACATATTCTATACTGTATCAAGGTGTGTCTTGCTGCTGCTTCAAACAGTTGTTGGCTGTATAGTACCAACGAAACTTCGCCAGTGCTCCAAAAATATCAACGAAAACGTAGAAATCTATACTGAAAATCTTACCGAGGAAGATCTCAAGTCAGTCGAAACATTTATGAGAGAGCAGGAAGTAACGACTTTGCAACCATGTGACCACGCAAAGGCTTCATCGAAATATTACGATTGCCTCTTCAAACAGCTCAATATGTATCTCATTTCCTCCgataaattctgtgtttacGGTCCGCTTATTCACTatttgctgttgctgcttcAGCTGTGCATTTTGGGGTATTTTGAATGGGACGGAGCGCTGCCGCTGTTCTCTGGCTACTTTTCGTACATGCGTCACGTGTATTGGTTTGTATCTCTCACCAAAGCGAtatccttcttctttcttctattCTGCTCTCATCTCTGGGCGAGTCTTTGCTTTCATTCGTCGGCCAAAGTGGCCATTGACATTAACAATGCTCTTCGAGCTAGAGAAACTACCGTTTACAGTGATGTTCCAAGCGGTACCGGTAAATTGGCCGTTGTAGCGTGCAATTTAGATGGCTCGCTACAAAACGTGTTTAGAAACTATAAGTACATTCTCGGTGTTTTTGCGGCCATTCAACTAGCTCTGATTGTCAGTCTCCTTGCATGTGGGAACGAGACATCTGAGTTTGACTCGCGTCAGGAAGTGACATGcattatttttcttattaTGCTCGGATTTTCCGAACTCTGTCTTTGTTGCACCACAAGGAAGTGGAAAAGTATTGGAATACTGGTGGATGTTGCCTTGGTTGTCTTTGCTGGCATACTGCGATATAACGAAAGAGGGCAGCTTGTCTTTCGTCGTATATTTGACTTTCTAGAATTTGGTCTTTTGAGACTGCTCTTTTTCAGCATTCTTATTTGCCAAATAGTTAGAAATGTACATCTGAAGAAAGGACCAATACGCCAGGAGAATCTGAAAGAAATCGGATGTATAGTTGGTCTGATGCTACTTCTTTCTCCCGAAGTCTTTTATATGCGTTTATTCTTTTAA
- the LOC136187055 gene encoding uncharacterized protein produces the protein MFVLLKRFIAWMQRLPAVFKELSRSFENLLKPNPSHPDDVIKLPDQRLASSVSEGTVNCFELLSQSLSTIASYHALLIAFVILVENVIVTTFHMNINSMKLFAGGNWTLSLSGVFTIIMAIIGMTCLAFEWDNRSIKRFYFTREQAECLRTYLRMERGKMISSPLEDFKRFLNEQQKHLIVGACCHSAFVALLLSGVGYFSVDASSDGVNVKFIFFLRCILAASATFIAILPSQILMAFYAYKVSLLDHLTLLKDYGLARTWEVTPDETRWNSITRLPHTLYDEIHHGSRSVFIAGLLWSMLVVLLDMYMGSVYCNPSENVAAWTFLFLFTVSELNAGCPSHKMKSSVILVESGIVLLLAYVRMFSPHENTRANKLECFSLMEFKFGLYRFYQILGVYVTLYWRTWLGHYNMMSIERGESNIRLGICGVALLLLIAYIVYPCVWILLQ, from the exons ATGTTTGTCCTCCTGAAACGGTTCATAGCTTGGATGCAACGGCTGCCTGCAGTGTTCAAAG AACTGTCGAGATCCTTTGAAAACCTCCTGAAGCCAAATCCGAGTCAtccagatgacgtcattaaaCTTCCTGATCAGCGTCTTGCGTCATCAGTGTCAGAAGGAACAGTGAATTGTTTCGAACTTCTGTCGCAATCTCTCTCGACAATAGCTTCTTATCACGCGCTTCTAATTGCTTTCGTAATTCTCGTGGAAAACGTTATAGTGACGACGTTTCACATGAACATAAACTCGATGAAGTTGTTTGCTGGAGGCAATTGGACTCTCAGCCTTTCAGGAGTTTTTACCATTATTATGGCAATTATAGGAATGACGTGTCTGGCTTTTGAATGGGACAATCGGTCTATAAAGCGATTCTATTTCACAAGAGAGCAAGCGGAATGCCTGAGAACTTATCTCAGAATGGAAAGAGGCAAAATGATATCATCTCCTCTTGAGGATTTTAAGAGATTTCTAAACGAACAGCAGAAACATCTCATAGTGGGAGCCTGCTGTCATTCCGCCTTCGTTGCTCTGCTACTCTCTGGCGTCGGCTATTTCAGCGTAGACGCATCTAGTGACGGCGTCAATgtgaaatttattttttttcttaggtgcATCTTAGCAGCTTCCGCAACTTTTATTGCAATTTTACCATCTCAAATTCTAATGGCATTCTACGCTTATAAGGTTAGTTTACTCGATCATCTTACTCTTCTCAAAGACTATGGTCTGGCTCGCACGTGGGAGGTCACACCTGACGAGACAAGGTGGAACAGTATTACAAGATTACCTCATACCCTGTACGACGAGATACACCATGGCTCTCGCTCAGTCTTCATTGCTGGCCTTCTGTGGAGTATGCTTGTTGTGTTGCTTGACATGTATATGGGAAGCGTTTACTGCAATCCTTCTGAAAACGTTGCTGCCTggacttttcttttcctattCACTGTCAGCGAGCTAAATGCTGGCTGTCCCAGTCACAAAATGAAGTCCAGTGTAATTCTTGTGGAATCAGGTATAGTGTTGCTACTGGCTTACGTTCGCATGTTCTCACCACATGAAAATACGAGAGCAAATAAGCTGGAGTGCTTTAGTTTGATGGAATTCAAATTTGGCTTGTATCGATTCTATCAGATTTTAGGTGTTTATGTGACCTTATATTGGAGAACGTGGCTTGGTCATTACAACATGATGTCAATTGAAAGAGGAGAGAGCAACATTCGTTTAGGCATATGTGGTGTTGCATTGCTTTTATTGATAGCATACATTGTTTACCCTTGTGTGTGGATTTTACTGCAATAG
- the LOC136186489 gene encoding protein arginine N-methyltransferase 9-like isoform X2: protein MSENDSIGVLRQARALFETGNLRESFALLCAAVAAHPNLLPSVETSIYRVYKALADGCDSPRDVCDAFQRAATAIPNSARLSDDMGTRLHSWGFHREALAHYRHALAIDSTFLRARDSLEGVTNFLVERWHYRMLNDIRRNGAYRRAIERAVNEYDCTDVLDIGCGTGILSMTACRAGARRVVACDLSKTMCDIAKKVFLANGMNDRIDLVHSSSNDIRLTEKMSLVVTEIVDAGLLGEGIVPTLRHAWKCLLAPNGRVIPAGATVYACLVECEAIRKQSRLCCELDVDGVTLIGSDYEEVSETGRMQREPYTSEKLNTLRGGFRELTAPVRLFRVDFSNPEVPLPDPVTVPVQIVRSGQLDAVVTWFVLHLDDVDELSTDTESESCWEQAVYPVPCAQTVDVLDGDWVDVRSSCTETRIEVTVVPKQKEKQNETNQVIFIPRDVLASLNDSNYQEKLKTALISLMSPAKGAKEVILDLSRSFPYACLQAIRKNGAECHLCRLDSRLSSLLRSFSEEVDVQCLADVLQSIKKDSKCIVLFDPVGKRGTLREGLLEKISSTIHSLVKATGSCPRVLPQKLTIFGTCLASPALRANSQVLGSIPTLGFDIARFVNEYQVTLQIDLDLTTLPHAVVTKPIPFISVDFLFDYKSPHWDHYKEEKIVTAMQSESITAIAFWYEICLADKYIINTGPEFSNSHFRQAALLLPEDLQVVKGDSLSVTALLRDSCIDFKVVKN from the exons ATGAGCGAGAACGACTCAATCGGCGTTCTCCGACAAGCTAGGGCTCTCTTCGAGACAGGAAACCTTCGCGAAAGTTTCGCCTTGCTATGTGCGGCGGTAGCAGCGCACCCGAATCTTCTCCCTTCGGTGGAAACGAGCATCTATCGCGTCTACAAGGCGTTAGCCGACGGATGCGACTCGCCTCGCGACGTCTGCGACGCATTTCAGCGCGCCGCGACGGCAATACCCAACAGCGCTCGCCTGAGCGACGACATGGGCACTCGCCTCCACTCGTGGGGCTTTCATCGCGAAGCGCTGGCTCACTATAGGCACGCGctcgcgatcgattcgacgttctTGCGAGCGCGAGACAGTCTCGAAGGCGtgacgaattttctcgtcgaacgatgGCACTATCGCATGCTGAACGACATTCGACGAAACGGGGCCTATCGTCGAGCAATCGAACGGGCCGTGAACGAGTACGATTGCACCGACGTCTTAGATATAGGATGCGGAACTGGGATACTGAG TATGACTGCCTGCAGAGCTGGAGCTCGGCGTGTCGTCGCCTGTGATCTGTCCAAGACTATGTGCGATATAGCCAAAAAAGTATTTCTCGCCAATGGAATGAACGATCGAATCGATCTTGTGCATTCCTCGTCGAATGATATTCGGCTCACCGAAAA GATGTCGCTGGTTGTGACGGAGATCGTCGATGCAGGCTTGCTCGGAGAGGGAATCGTTCCTACACTGAGACACGCCTGGAAATGCTTGCTTGCTCCCAACGGACGCGTGATTCCCGCCGGTGCCACCGTTTATGCTTGCCTAGTCGAGTGCGAAGCGATACGCAAGCAAAGTCG GTTATGCTGTGAGCTGGACGTTGATGGCGTTACTTTGATTGGTAGTGACTATGAGGAAGTGAGTGAAACTGGGCGAATGCAGCGAGAGCCTTACACGTCCGAAAAGCTTAATACACTGAGAGGCGGATTCAGGGAATTGACGGCTCCTGTGAGACTTTTccgcgtcgatttctctaATCCGGAG GTTCCGTTACCTGATCCGGTGACCGTACCGGTTCAAATTGTCCGTTCAGGCCAACTCGATGCCGTTGTCACGTGGTTCGTTTTGCAtctggacgacgtcgacgaactaTCAACTGACACGGAAAGTGAAAGCTGCTGGGAACAGGCGGTGTATCCCGTGCCGTGCGCTCAAACGGTCGATGTTCTCGATGGAGACTGGGTGGACGTGCGCAGTTCTTGTACCGAGACGAGAATTGAAGTTACTGTAGTGCCTaaacagaaagagaaacagaatgAGACCAATCAAGTCATCTTCATACCAAGAGATGTGCTGGCGAGTCTGAACGATTCCAATTAtcaggaaaaattgaagacTGCGTTAATCTCGCTGATGTCTCCAGCAAAGGGAGC CAAGGAAGTCATACTCGACCTTTCTCGGTCCTTTCCATATGCCTGTCTTCAAGCGATTAGAAAGa ACGGCGCTGAATGTCACCTGTGTCGTCTCGATAGTCGGCTTTCGTCACTTCTTCGCAGCTTCtctgaagaagtcgacgtccAGTGTCTAGCCGACGTCTTGCAAAGTATCAAGAAAGATTCCAAGTGCATCGTTCTGTTTGATCCCGTCGGCAAACGCGGAACTCTTCGAGAAGGATTACTCGAGAAAATTTCATCCACTAT TCATTCCTTAGTGAAGGCTACGGGTTCCTGTCCCCGCGTTTTACCTCAGAAATTGACGATCTTCGGAACGTGCCTTGCATCGCCTGCTCTTCGAGCCAACAGTCAAGTCTTGGGCTCTATCCCAACTCTAGGCTTCGACATAGCCCGTTTCGTGAACGAATATCAG GTTACCTTGCAAATCGATTTAGATTTGACGACGCTGCCACACGCAGTCGTCACAAAGCCAATTCCATTTATCAGTGTAGATTTTTTGTTCGACTATAAG TCACCACACTGGGATCATTACAAAGAGGAAAAGATTGTGACTGCAATGCAGTCAGAGAGTATTACAGCTATTGCTTTCTGGTATGAAATTTGTCTTGCAGACAAGTACATAATCAACACTGGGCCTGAATTTTCG AATTCTCATTTCCGCCAAGCAGCCCTTCTTCTACCAGAAGATCTTCAAGTGGTCAAAGGCGATTCATTATCAGTGACAGCTCTCTTGAGAGATTCGTGCATAGATTTCAAAGTAGTAAAAAACTGA
- the LOC136186489 gene encoding protein arginine N-methyltransferase 9-like isoform X1: MSENDSIGVLRQARALFETGNLRESFALLCAAVAAHPNLLPSVETSIYRVYKALADGCDSPRDVCDAFQRAATAIPNSARLSDDMGTRLHSWGFHREALAHYRHALAIDSTFLRARDSLEGVTNFLVERWHYRMLNDIRRNGAYRRAIERAVNEYDCTDVLDIGCGTGILSMTACRAGARRVVACDLSKTMCDIAKKVFLANGMNDRIDLVHSSSNDIRLTEKMSLVVTEIVDAGLLGEGIVPTLRHAWKCLLAPNGRVIPAGATVYACLVECEAIRKQSRLCCELDVDGVTLIGSDYEEVSETGRMQREPYTSEKLNTLRGGFRELTAPVRLFRVDFSNPEVPLPDPVTVPVQIVRSGQLDAVVTWFVLHLDDVDELSTDTESESCWEQAVYPVPCAQTVDVLDGDWVDVRSSCTETRIEVTVVPKQKEKQNETNQVIFIPRDVLASLNDSNYQEKLKTALISLMSPAKGAKEVILDLSRSFPYACLQAIRKNGAECHLCRLDSRLSSLLRSFSEEVDVQCLADVLQSIKKDSKCIVLFDPVGKRGTLREGLLEKISSTIHSLVKATGSCPRVLPQKLTIFGTCLASPALRANSQVLGSIPTLGFDIARFVNEYQVTLQIDLDLTTLPHAVVTKPIPFISVDFLFDYKVCMCALKDLRNFFVKFPSVQSPHWDHYKEEKIVTAMQSESITAIAFWYEICLADKYIINTGPEFSNSHFRQAALLLPEDLQVVKGDSLSVTALLRDSCIDFKVVKN, from the exons ATGAGCGAGAACGACTCAATCGGCGTTCTCCGACAAGCTAGGGCTCTCTTCGAGACAGGAAACCTTCGCGAAAGTTTCGCCTTGCTATGTGCGGCGGTAGCAGCGCACCCGAATCTTCTCCCTTCGGTGGAAACGAGCATCTATCGCGTCTACAAGGCGTTAGCCGACGGATGCGACTCGCCTCGCGACGTCTGCGACGCATTTCAGCGCGCCGCGACGGCAATACCCAACAGCGCTCGCCTGAGCGACGACATGGGCACTCGCCTCCACTCGTGGGGCTTTCATCGCGAAGCGCTGGCTCACTATAGGCACGCGctcgcgatcgattcgacgttctTGCGAGCGCGAGACAGTCTCGAAGGCGtgacgaattttctcgtcgaacgatgGCACTATCGCATGCTGAACGACATTCGACGAAACGGGGCCTATCGTCGAGCAATCGAACGGGCCGTGAACGAGTACGATTGCACCGACGTCTTAGATATAGGATGCGGAACTGGGATACTGAG TATGACTGCCTGCAGAGCTGGAGCTCGGCGTGTCGTCGCCTGTGATCTGTCCAAGACTATGTGCGATATAGCCAAAAAAGTATTTCTCGCCAATGGAATGAACGATCGAATCGATCTTGTGCATTCCTCGTCGAATGATATTCGGCTCACCGAAAA GATGTCGCTGGTTGTGACGGAGATCGTCGATGCAGGCTTGCTCGGAGAGGGAATCGTTCCTACACTGAGACACGCCTGGAAATGCTTGCTTGCTCCCAACGGACGCGTGATTCCCGCCGGTGCCACCGTTTATGCTTGCCTAGTCGAGTGCGAAGCGATACGCAAGCAAAGTCG GTTATGCTGTGAGCTGGACGTTGATGGCGTTACTTTGATTGGTAGTGACTATGAGGAAGTGAGTGAAACTGGGCGAATGCAGCGAGAGCCTTACACGTCCGAAAAGCTTAATACACTGAGAGGCGGATTCAGGGAATTGACGGCTCCTGTGAGACTTTTccgcgtcgatttctctaATCCGGAG GTTCCGTTACCTGATCCGGTGACCGTACCGGTTCAAATTGTCCGTTCAGGCCAACTCGATGCCGTTGTCACGTGGTTCGTTTTGCAtctggacgacgtcgacgaactaTCAACTGACACGGAAAGTGAAAGCTGCTGGGAACAGGCGGTGTATCCCGTGCCGTGCGCTCAAACGGTCGATGTTCTCGATGGAGACTGGGTGGACGTGCGCAGTTCTTGTACCGAGACGAGAATTGAAGTTACTGTAGTGCCTaaacagaaagagaaacagaatgAGACCAATCAAGTCATCTTCATACCAAGAGATGTGCTGGCGAGTCTGAACGATTCCAATTAtcaggaaaaattgaagacTGCGTTAATCTCGCTGATGTCTCCAGCAAAGGGAGC CAAGGAAGTCATACTCGACCTTTCTCGGTCCTTTCCATATGCCTGTCTTCAAGCGATTAGAAAGa ACGGCGCTGAATGTCACCTGTGTCGTCTCGATAGTCGGCTTTCGTCACTTCTTCGCAGCTTCtctgaagaagtcgacgtccAGTGTCTAGCCGACGTCTTGCAAAGTATCAAGAAAGATTCCAAGTGCATCGTTCTGTTTGATCCCGTCGGCAAACGCGGAACTCTTCGAGAAGGATTACTCGAGAAAATTTCATCCACTAT TCATTCCTTAGTGAAGGCTACGGGTTCCTGTCCCCGCGTTTTACCTCAGAAATTGACGATCTTCGGAACGTGCCTTGCATCGCCTGCTCTTCGAGCCAACAGTCAAGTCTTGGGCTCTATCCCAACTCTAGGCTTCGACATAGCCCGTTTCGTGAACGAATATCAG GTTACCTTGCAAATCGATTTAGATTTGACGACGCTGCCACACGCAGTCGTCACAAAGCCAATTCCATTTATCAGTGTAGATTTTTTGTTCGACTATAAGGTGTGTATGTGTGCCTTGAAAGATTTAAGAAACTTCTTTGTCAAGTTTCCTTCTGTACAGTCACCACACTGGGATCATTACAAAGAGGAAAAGATTGTGACTGCAATGCAGTCAGAGAGTATTACAGCTATTGCTTTCTGGTATGAAATTTGTCTTGCAGACAAGTACATAATCAACACTGGGCCTGAATTTTCG AATTCTCATTTCCGCCAAGCAGCCCTTCTTCTACCAGAAGATCTTCAAGTGGTCAAAGGCGATTCATTATCAGTGACAGCTCTCTTGAGAGATTCGTGCATAGATTTCAAAGTAGTAAAAAACTGA
- the LOC136186682 gene encoding galactocerebrosidase-like: protein MAAVLAGLLLCASFSFCSTQYTLDDSKGLGKKFDGIGAISGGGATSRLLVDYSPNETSEMMDYLFKPHFGASLQILKVEIGGDSQSGEGTEMSHMRNASDEDYNRGYEWGIMVEAKKRNPDIKLYGLPWAFPGWLSMGKGQNPYAYPNVTARYIVNWVEGAKKTHNLTIDFIGIWNERPYDATYVKTLWKELDTRGFEETRIVVADGGWGIAADVLKDSELANAIDVIGAHYPGSKTTAQALETNKTLWASEDYSTYNDLTGGGCWARLINQNYVYGNMTSTIAWNLVAAYYKGPPFFRDGLMTAIHPWSGYYEVESPIWMTAHTTQFTSPGWSYLLHGSGVGELVGGGTYVTLKSSTTNDFTLVIETMTHDHSICIRPKLAPFTVKPQNASFQLKGSLAAKGVHLALYVTHLNFQGGPSTIFQRQADISVAADGQFTIELDVDSVYTLSTTRGQLKGHYPQDHPNVSFPFPYKDAFTYNSSREYPLYFEDQSGVFQLYDITGRAGKVLRQVITEPPIVWVPNANGPVTIIGDHTWVNLSVSVQVQTLSSNQSVFVAARVSSAGVSISKAQGVFFWLTGSGHYAVSSDINGKTVLAQGAAPVSVSPNKWITLSLQVKGASAWGCVNAVQAFALENFPVTSSGWAALGTGSYAYALFDDFSVDPPVSNSNDFCPVVSLP from the exons ATGGCAGCCGTTCTTGCTGGGTTGCTATTATGCGCTTCGTTTAGCTTCTGTTCGACACAGTACACGCTTGATGACTCGAAGGGACTGgggaagaaatttgacgGAATCGGCGCCATAAGCGGCGGCGGG GCAACGTCTCGCCTCTTAGTCGACTACTCGCCCAACGAAACGTCCGAAATGATGGACTACCTCTTCAAACCCCATTTCGGCGCATCGCTTCAAATTCTCAAAGTCGAAATTGGCGGCGATTCCCAAAGCGGAG AGGGCACGGAAATGTCTCACATGCGAAACGCAAGCGACGAGGACTACAATCGAGGCTATGAGTGGGGCATTATGGTCGAAGCAAAGAAG AGAAATCCTGATATTAAACTATATGGTCTACCATGGGCATTTCCAGGCTGG TTGTCAATGGGAAAGGGGCAGAATCCTTACGCTTATCCGAATGTGACGGCTCGCTATATAGTCAATTGGGTCGAAGGAGCGAAGAAGACTCACAACCTGACAATTGATTTCATAGGG ATTTGGAACGAAAGACCTTATGACGCAACATACGTAAAG ACTCTCTGGAAAGAGTTGGACACTCGCGGTTTCGAAGAAacgagaatcgtcgtcgcggacGGCGGCTGGGGCATAGCAGCGGACGTTCTCAAAGATTCGGAACTAGCGAAtgcaattgacgtcatagg AGCGCACTATCCCGGCTCGAAGACAACCGCTCAAGCGTTGGAAACGAACAAGACGCTGTGGGCGAGTGAAGACTATAGCACTTACAATGATCTGACTGGAGGCGGCTGTTGGGCTAGG CTTATCAATCAGAACTACGTATACGGCAACATGACTAG TACCATTGCTTGGAATCTCGTGGCTGCTTATTATAAAGGCCCGCCGTTTTTTCGCGACGGTCTCATGACGGCCATTCATCCGTGGAGCGGCTACTACGAAGTCGAGAGTCCAATTTGGATGACAG CTCATACGACTCAGTTTACCTCTCCCGGCTGGTCGTATCTTCTCCACGGCTCGGGCGTGGGCGAATTGGTCGGCGGTGGAACGTACGTGACACTGAAGTCGTCGACTACGAACGACTTTACTCTAGTCATAGAAACAATG ACGCATGATCACTCCATCTGCATCCGACCGAAACTCGCCCCATTTACTGTCAAGCCGCAGAATGCCTCGTTTCAACTGAAGGGCAGTTTG GCGGCGAAGGGGGTGCACCTGGCTCTCTACGTTACCCACCTGAATTTTCAAGGAGGACCGAGTACAATATTCCAACGCCAAGCCGATATTTCG GTCGCGGCGGACGGGCAGTTCACCATtgaactcgacgtcgacagcgtGTATACGCTTAGTACAACAAGAGGACAGCTAAAGGGCCATTATCCTCAAGACCACCCCAAcgtctcttttccttttccataCAAAGACGCGTTTA CGTACAATTCTTCACGCGAATATCCGCTATATTTCGAGGATCAGTCTGGCGTCTTTCAATTGTATGATATCACGGGTCGAGCTGGCAAAGTATTGAGACAG GTGATCACGGAGCCCCCCATCGTTTGGGTTCCCAATGCAAATGGACCGGTCACGATCATTGGCGATCACACCTG GGTCAATTTGTCGGTCAGTGTACAAGTACAGACCTTATCGTCGAACCAgtccgtcttcgtcgcggCGAGAGTCTCGTCCGCCGGCGTGTCGATATCCAAGGCCCAAGGCGTCTTCTTTTGGCTGACGGGAAGCGGCCACTATGCCGTCTCGTCCGACATAA ATGGAAAGACCGTGCTCGCACAAGGCGCTGCTCCGGTGAGCGTCTCGCCGAACAAGTGGATCACCCTAAGCCTTCAAGTGAAG GGAGCGTCGGCGTGGGGCTGCGTCAACGCGGTGCAAGCGTTCGCCTTGGAAAATTTTCCCGTCACGTCATCGGGTTGGGCGGCACTCGGTACCGGCTCATACGCCTACGCTCTCTTTGACGACTTTTCCGTCGATCCGCCCGTTTCGAATTCAAACGATTTCTGCCCTGTAGTCTCGTTGCCCTAA
- the LOC136188269 gene encoding transcription factor 21-like, which produces MSGGRHANNLNGSGSDSGSLSPRTDTSIDATASRGSSKRKAKRAERRGSMSSLTATSAGSANDRERDRMHSINEAFKTLKNSLPFIPPDTKLSKIRTLRYAINYISHLSQELGIDVVVADAAPEATKRPLPCDWQVGFSGVATTPYAYHTAPRFRVSGGSDQFPASYAQPGNFPALHQVVHHC; this is translated from the coding sequence ATGAGTGGTGGACGTCACGCGAACAACCTGAACGGAAGCGGTAGCGATAGCGGATCGCTTTCCCCGAGAACGGAcacgtcgatcgacgcgacggccTCGCGAGGCTCGTCGAAGCGCAAGGCGAAGCGTGCCGAACGACGCGGATCGATGTCGTCgctgacggcgacgagcgccgGCTcggcgaacgatcgcgagCGCGATCGCATGCATTCGATTAACGAGGCGTTCAAGACGCTGAAGAATTCGCTTCCCTTTATACCGCCCGATACGAAATTGTCGAAAATTCGCACGCTGCGCTACGCCATCAATTACATCTCTCATCTCAGCCAGGAACtcggcatcgacgtcgtcgtcgccgatgcGGCCcccgaagcgacgaaacggccGTTGCCCTGCGATTGGCAAGTCGGATTCAGCggcgttgcgacgacgcccTATGCCTATCACACCGCTCCGCGATTTCGGGTGTCTGGAGGCAGCGATCAGTTTCCGGCCTCGTACGCGCAGCCCGGGAATTTTCCCGCGCTACATCAAGTCGTGCATCACTGCTGA